AGTTTCAACGTCAGCACCAGCGGCTACTACAAATCGCTGCTGCAACGCGTGAGCAAACGCGCTCAACGCACCCAGACGATTCGACAGCAGGTGAAGAAACTTCACGACGAATCGAACCACATCTACGGCAGCTACAAGATCGCAAATCTAATGAATGAAGACGACGCCAGTGAATCCGCCTGCCGCAACACAGTTGCCAAAGCCATGAAGGAAATGGGCCTGAAAAGCAGAGTTTCGAAGAGCTTCACACCGACCACGACACGATCCGATGAATCAAAGAAACCTGCCGACAACATTCTTGACCAGGACTTCTATGCCGATGCTCCCAACAGAAAATGGGTCACCGACATCACGTACCTTGCAGTGGACGGTGGCTGGGTTTATCTGGCCGTCGTGCTGGATCTGTTCAGTCGAAAAGTGGTCGGCTGGGCGATCTCCGAAAGCCTCGCCACACCGCTGTTCAGCGAGGCTCTGCGGAAAGCCATTGAAGCTCGACAGCCAGAGACTGACAAGCTGCTTCATCACAGCGATCGTGGCTGCCAGTACACCAGCGACGAATACCAACACGTGCTGAAAACCATGAGCATCACGTGTTCCATGAGCCGTACGGGATGCTGTTACGACAACGCCGTGATGGAACGATTCTTCTGGTCCCTGAAGCACGAGTGGACAAACTTCGAAGACTTCGCCGATATTGAAGAAGCACGCCTGGGCGTCTTCGAATACATCGAAGGATTCTACAACTCAAAGAGAATC
The DNA window shown above is from Rhodopirellula bahusiensis and carries:
- a CDS encoding IS3 family transposase; this translates as MKYAWITKHRDMFPIIAMSKSFNVSTSGYYKSLLQRVSKRAQRTQTIRQQVKKLHDESNHIYGSYKIANLMNEDDASESACRNTVAKAMKEMGLKSRVSKSFTPTTTRSDESKKPADNILDQDFYADAPNRKWVTDITYLAVDGGWVYLAVVLDLFSRKVVGWAISESLATPLFSEALRKAIEARQPETDKLLHHSDRGCQYTSDEYQHVLKTMSITCSMSRTGCCYDNAVMERFFWSLKHEWTNFEDFADIEEARLGVFEYIEGFYNSKRIHQTLRYKSPNEFEENYFNKLIA